The Gopherus flavomarginatus isolate rGopFla2 chromosome 25, rGopFla2.mat.asm, whole genome shotgun sequence genome has a segment encoding these proteins:
- the LOC127040705 gene encoding keratin, type I cytoskeletal 15-like, which yields MSRSTKTTITSSSVAGGGGGGRISSGGGGGHSSSSTRKITSGGSFSGRSYGGGGSRCGYGVGISSGGYGGGISSGSCGGGIVGGSYGGGFGSSCGYGGFDGGYGGGFGGVGGFGGVGGFGGGGGFGGDDTGILSNNEKLTMQNLNDRLASYLRKVRALEEENANLENLIREWYQRQGPIVTSKDFSRYYKEIEDLNNQIVSSSVELNKVVLNIDNTRMTIEDFKLKYETELGLRQNVESDINGLRPLLDQLTLTRSDLELEFETLKEELISLKKNHEEESKGLHVQISGDVSVEVNAAPGEDLTEILNDLRREYEQIIENNRREVEKWYETKIAEVHHEVHLSGQGIESGNKQVAELRREYQNLEIELQSHLSTVQSLQSSLADTEGRYNLQLQQLQNLIVSVEEELASIRCEIDNQNQEYRLLLGIKNQLEQEIAQYRHLLDEGNQDISVSREGGGISSGGRVIGGGGSGGRTGGSSLTYGSSTGGGKGGSFTGGGGSGGRTETRESSVHYAGGSTVRKGESYSGDGTGGSGGKLCGITGGGERISGGSSSSSHSYSSTQGHSSSQPSKSGEIYAYSRKSFD from the exons ATGAGTCGTAGCACTAAGACTACGATTACCTCTTCTTCAGTTGCTGGAGGTGGCGGTGGAGGACGTATCTctagtggaggtggtggtgggcatTCTTCAAGCTCTACTAGAAAGATAACCAGTGGTGGAAGCTTTTCTGGTAGAAGTTATGGTGGAGGAGGTTCCAGATGTGGTTACGGAGTGGGAATAAGCAGTGGTGGTTATGGAGGAGGAATAAGCAGTGGCAGTTGTGGAGGGGGAATAGTTGGTGGTAGTTATGGagggggctttggatcaagttGTGGCTACGGGGGATTTGATGGCGGTTATGGAGGTGGCTTTGGTGGGGTTGGTGGCTTTGGTGGGGTTGGTGGCTTTGGTGGAGGTGGTGGCTTTGGTGGTGATGATACTGGCATCCTTTCCAACAATGAAAAGCTGACCATGCAGAACCTTAATGACCGCCTGGCTTCTTACCTGCGTAAGGTGCGAGCTTTGGAAGAAGAAAATGCTAATCTTGAGAATTTAATCAGGGAATGGTATCAGAGGCAAGGTCCAATTGTTACATCAAAGGACTTTAGTCGCTATTATAAAGAAATTGAAGACCTTAACAATCAG ATTGTTAGTTCATCTGTGGAGCTTAACAAGGTCGTTCTGAACATTGATAACACTAGGATGACTATTGAAGACTTTAAACTGAA ATATGAGACTGAACTGGGTCTCCGCCAGAATGTGGAGAGTGATATTAATGGCTTACGCCCCCTGTTGGACCAGCTAACCCTAACCAGGTCTGACCTGGAGTTAGAGTTTGAAACCCTGAAGGAGGAACTGATTTCTCTCAAGAAAAACCACGAGGAG GAAAGTAAAGGACTGCATGTACAGATCAGTGGTGATGTTAGTGTGGAGGTCAATGCTGCTCCAGGCGAAGATCTGACAGAAATACTAAATGACTTGAGAAGAGAATATGAGCAAATCATTGAGAACAACCGTAGAGAGGTGGAAAAATGGTATGAAACCAAG ATTGCAGAAGTTCATCACGAAGTCCACTTGAGTGGTCAGGGCATAGAGTCAGGCAACAAACAGGTCGCAGAGCTGAGACGTGAATATCAGAACTTGGAAATCGAGCTGCAGTCCCACCTCAGCACG GTACAGTCTTTGCAGTCCTCCTTGGCTGACACAGAAGGTCGCTACAACCTACAGCTGCAACAGCTCCAGAACCTGATTGTCTCTGTGGAAGAAGAACTGGCAAGTATCCGATGTGAAATAGATAATCAGAATCAAGAGTACAGGCTGCTCCTTGGTATCAAGAACCAGCTGGAACAGGAGATCGCTCAGTACCGGCATCTACTTGATGAAGGAAATCAAGACATTAG TGTTTCACGAGAAGGAGGTGGCATTTCTTcaggaggaagagtcattggaggTGGAGGATCAGGAGGCAGAACCGGAGGAAGTAGCCTTACTTATGGAAGTAGCACagggggaggaaaaggaggaagttTCACTGGAGGTGGAGGATCAGGAGGCAGAACAGAAACAAGAGAAAGTAGTGTCCATTATGCTGGAGGTAGCACAGTAAGAAAAGGTGAAAGTTACTCAGGGGATGGAACAGGAGGATCAGGAGGAAAATTATGTGGTAtaactggaggaggagagagaatttCAGGAGGTAGTAGTAGTTCTTCCCACTCCTATTCATCTACCCAGGGCCACTCCTCTTCTCAGCCATCCAAGTCTGGTGAAATCTACG caTACTCAAGAAAATCCTTTGATTAA